A stretch of Pyrenophora tritici-repentis strain M4 chromosome 7, whole genome shotgun sequence DNA encodes these proteins:
- a CDS encoding CypX, Cytochrome P450 — protein sequence MASDATESTSVFTFYHIATAVITYWVCTTIYGFVTAPRPPNSLPWVGYGKSWIADLRNFIAVTESKYWVSQGYEKYSRKGNAFVLPSTLGMPAEIVLPPDQLRWMFDQPDNVLSSQAAHYDLLRGDYSFVDPAIITDSYHAHVIHKHLVKNLNAIIPGLAKDATDSVRNIYGTDTQEWKKLDLLQSFIDMIPLLTNHLLVGETICYDQRFLDAILGFTEDVIRNSAILLVVPDFLHPIIGPLLSLAPKYHYWLSSKFTLPLVKQRISEIEKKDSGDPEYKDWQEPNDFITWCYRTAKQEGRHEEMQPDRIAKRILPLNFASIHTTALTAYDILSQIISAGSDVVYKLREEAYRVLQEEGGWTKQGLNRMYKMDSAIRESQRIAPLSATFSDRKVVAKQGVIIPDGTHVEYGNTISCPWAQMAVEPNFTDNPNVYDAFRYSREREAYEAMSAEEKRNVDVLKMKQRGMVATSTQHLPFGHGRHACPGRFFVAYELKILFAELLLNYHIKPFAQPPEKMWVVRTMVPRPTTIEVRRRESMWTPEAEN from the exons ATGGCATCTGACGCAACCGAATCGACATCCGTATTCACGTTTTACCATATCGCTACCGCAGTTATCACGTACTGGGTCTGTACAACTATCTACGGCTTCGTCACAGCCCCAAGGCCACCCAACAGTTTACCATGGGTGGGCTACGGAAAAAGCTGGATTGCCGATCTTCGCAACTTTATCGCCGTCACGGAAAGCAAATACTGGGTATCGCAAGGTTACGAGAAGTACAGCCGTAAAGGCAATGCTTTTGTGTTGCCTTCCACGCTTGGGATGCCGGCCGAGATTGTCCTTCCACCGGATCAGCTGCGCTGGATGTTCGATCAACCAGACAATGTCCTGAGTTCGCAAGCGGCCCACTATGATTTGTTGCGGGGCGACTACTCATTCGTAGATCCGGCAATAATTACCGATTCCTACCATGCGCATGTGATTCACAAACATCTCGTGAAGAATCTTAACGCGATAATACCGGGCTTAGCCAAGGACGCTACCGATTCTGTGCGGAATATTTATGGAACGGATACTCAAGAATGGAAAAAGCTGGATTTGTTGCAGTCGTTTATAGATATGATCCCACTTCTCACCAATCATTTGCTGGTTGGAGAGACCATATGTTATGACCAAAGGTTCTTGGATGCTATACTGGGCTTCACCGAGGATGTTATCAGAAACTCGGCTATTCTGCTTGTGGTTCCGGACTTCCTGCATCCTATTATTGGACCTTTGTTGAGTTTAGCTCCAAAGTACCACTACTGGCTCTCTTCGAAGTTTACCTTGCCGCTGGTCAAGCAGCGCATTTCAGAGATCGAGAAGAAGGATTCCGGGGATCCTGAATATAAGGACTGGCAGGAACCAAACGACTTTATCACCTGGTGCTATCGCACGGCGAAGCAAGAGGGCCGGCACGAAGAAATGCAACCTGACCGCATCGCTAAGCGCATCTTGCCACTCAACTTTGCAAGCATTCACACTACAGCATTGACGGCCTACGACATTTTGAGCCAGATCATAAGCGCTGGATCAGATGTAGTCTACAAGTTACGGGAAGAAGCTTATCGTGTCCTTCAGGAAGAGGGTGGATGGACAAAACAGGGCCTCAACCGTATGTACAAAATGGACTCCGCGATCCGTGAATCCCAGCGTATAGCACCGCTTTCAGCCACCTTCTCAGACCGTAAGGTCGTCGCCAAACAAGGCGTCATCATACCCGATGGTACTCACGTCGAGTATGGAAATACAATATCATGTCCATGGGCACAGATGGCTGTCGAACCGAATTTCACCGACAACCCAAATGTTTATGACGCGTTTAGATATTCACGGGAAAGAGAGGCGTACGAGGCTATGAGCGCAGAAGAGAAGAGGAACGTCGATGTGTTGAAGATGAAGCAGCGGGGGATGGTAGCGACGTCTACACAGCATCTTCCATTCGGCCATGGCAGACATGCTTG CCCCGGCCGTTTCTTTGTCGCGTATGAGCTCAAGATACTTTTTGCGGAATTGCTGCTTAATTATCATATCAAGCCATTCGCGCAGCCACCAGAAAAGATGTGGGTTGTGAGGACAATGGTTCCACGGCCGACGACTATAGAAGTACGTCGCCGAGAGAGCATGTGGACGCCTGAGGCAGAGAATTGA